Proteins co-encoded in one Christiangramia fulva genomic window:
- a CDS encoding fasciclin domain-containing protein: MKIILKNAKMGMIFLFFAFTFTSCNDDEDTPMPEPETNTIVDFVNSNDDYSSLAAAIDAAGLTATLNGTTKYTVFAPNNAAFAAFLDANGFTSLDEVPTDLLTQLLLYHVQEGSIMAADLSTAYIPSLAVYGTSEAPLSLYVNTEGGVTLNGVSKVTTADVQVDNGVIHAVDAVIGLPDITTFALADPNFSILVSALTREDSYSFVSTLQSSNAPAPFTVFAPVDSAFVALLDELDLSSLDDIDADTLAAVLSYHVVTGANVRSSDLTDGMMVSTLNGDDFTVNLGDNVTITDANARTATVIAADVQATNGVIHALDTVILPSM; encoded by the coding sequence ATGAAAATTATTTTAAAAAACGCGAAAATGGGAATGATATTTCTCTTTTTTGCATTCACCTTTACTTCCTGTAATGACGACGAAGATACTCCAATGCCCGAGCCTGAAACAAATACCATTGTGGATTTTGTTAACAGTAATGATGATTATTCGTCACTTGCAGCTGCTATTGATGCGGCCGGTTTAACCGCGACGCTCAATGGAACTACAAAATATACCGTATTTGCTCCGAACAACGCTGCTTTTGCCGCTTTTCTTGATGCTAACGGTTTTACCAGCCTTGATGAAGTGCCTACAGATCTTTTAACGCAGCTATTGTTATACCATGTTCAGGAAGGCAGCATAATGGCAGCAGACCTTTCTACCGCTTATATCCCAAGTTTAGCCGTTTATGGTACTTCAGAAGCACCTCTTAGCCTTTACGTAAATACCGAAGGCGGGGTAACTCTTAATGGAGTGAGCAAGGTAACTACAGCTGATGTGCAGGTAGATAATGGTGTAATCCATGCCGTGGATGCCGTGATAGGTCTACCTGATATTACAACTTTCGCGCTTGCCGATCCTAATTTTTCAATTCTTGTATCAGCTTTGACCCGTGAGGACTCTTATAGTTTTGTAAGTACTTTACAATCTTCTAACGCACCTGCGCCATTTACAGTTTTTGCCCCGGTAGATTCGGCATTTGTAGCTTTACTTGATGAACTTGACTTATCTTCTTTAGATGATATAGATGCTGATACTCTTGCGGCGGTCTTGAGTTATCACGTTGTTACTGGTGCAAATGTAAGATCTTCTGATCTTACTGATGGAATGATGGTTTCGACTTTGAACGGAGATGACTTTACGGTTAACCTGGGAGATAATGTAACGATCACCGATGCAAACGCAAGGACTGCCACTGTGATTGCTGCAGATGTCCAGGCCACTAATGGCGTGATACATGCACTGGATACAGTGATTCTTCCTTCAATGTAG
- a CDS encoding cupin domain-containing protein, whose amino-acid sequence MEKVNLEEKFKMFHDHWHPRIVGELNGQLVKLAKLKGEFIWHSHKDEDEMFMIIKGKLKIEFRDKMVELSENELFIVPRGVEHKPIAEEEVHVMLFEPASTKHTGEEEHELTQNQQERI is encoded by the coding sequence ATGGAAAAAGTAAACCTGGAAGAAAAATTTAAAATGTTCCACGACCACTGGCACCCCAGGATCGTGGGAGAACTTAACGGCCAATTGGTAAAACTGGCAAAACTCAAAGGAGAATTTATCTGGCATTCCCATAAAGATGAAGATGAAATGTTCATGATCATCAAGGGAAAACTGAAAATAGAATTCCGGGACAAAATGGTAGAATTATCAGAAAATGAGCTTTTTATAGTACCCCGGGGAGTGGAACATAAACCAATTGCCGAAGAAGAAGTACATGTAATGCTTTTTGAACCGGCTTCTACCAAACATACCGGCGAGGAGGAGCATGAGCTCACCCAAAATCAACAGGAAAGAATTTAG
- the yidC gene encoding membrane protein insertase YidC encodes MEEKKVDIQSIIGFVLIGAILIWMLYNNASQEETKTEGTETEQVQENPVNDDNLVEPPREQEATVLSDSAAVAQAQSKLGAFGYSATLPSAQGGTTTLENDLLELKVSNKGGYIEEARLKNYKTYDSVPVYLIKDGSASFNLNLKTSDGRTLDTKNLYFQPELTRNDEGNQVLSMKLKVSEDEFLEYRYVMKPDQYMLDFGIRSQGLSDVLNTSEKPILDWQLKGYRHAKSITYENRYTDLVYEFNGDDDDKVRSGEEEDKDVSYIAYRQHFFTSILLTDNPFEKARFKVENLVKDEEVDTLFTKSFASEVPLAFNNGELNYDMNWFYGPADYKLLNDYNRNLDEIVPLGWGIFGWINQYLFIPFFAFLSGFLPSYGLAIIAMTIVVRIFLSPVTYKSYLSQAKMKILRPEINEINEKYKDNAMKKQQETMKLYSKAGASPMSGCLPALAQIPVFYALFQFFPSAFQLRHKSFLWADDLSSYDVVAHLPFNIPFYGDHVSLFPILASIAIFIYMTMTTGQNMQANQQPGMPNMKFLMYLSPLFMLIFFNNYASGLSLYYFTSNLITIGIMLVIKHVIIDEDKIHAKIQENKKKPKKQNRFTRKFQEMMEQAEEQQKKGKK; translated from the coding sequence ATGGAAGAAAAGAAAGTAGATATTCAATCCATTATTGGATTTGTATTGATCGGAGCGATCTTGATATGGATGCTCTATAATAATGCTTCTCAGGAAGAAACTAAAACCGAAGGAACTGAAACAGAACAGGTTCAGGAAAATCCGGTAAATGATGATAACCTCGTAGAACCTCCAAGGGAGCAGGAAGCCACTGTTTTAAGTGATTCAGCTGCGGTTGCCCAGGCACAGAGCAAATTGGGGGCTTTCGGTTATTCAGCTACTTTGCCTTCGGCTCAGGGCGGCACCACTACCCTGGAAAACGATCTTTTGGAATTAAAAGTTTCGAATAAAGGAGGTTATATCGAGGAAGCGCGGCTTAAGAATTATAAAACCTATGACTCGGTTCCCGTTTATCTTATTAAAGACGGAAGTGCCTCTTTCAATCTGAATTTAAAGACTTCTGATGGTCGTACACTTGATACCAAAAATCTATATTTTCAGCCTGAACTAACCCGGAATGATGAAGGAAATCAGGTTCTTTCGATGAAATTAAAGGTTTCTGAAGATGAATTTCTGGAATATCGCTATGTAATGAAACCGGATCAATATATGCTTGATTTCGGCATACGTTCACAAGGACTCAGCGACGTTCTCAACACCTCTGAAAAACCAATTCTGGACTGGCAGCTTAAAGGTTACCGTCATGCAAAAAGCATCACCTATGAAAACAGGTATACCGATCTTGTTTACGAATTTAACGGCGATGATGACGATAAGGTAAGAAGCGGTGAGGAAGAAGATAAAGATGTTAGTTACATTGCTTACAGGCAACATTTTTTCACTTCTATTCTCCTAACGGACAATCCGTTCGAAAAGGCCAGATTCAAGGTAGAAAACCTGGTAAAAGATGAAGAAGTAGATACTCTTTTCACCAAAAGTTTTGCTTCGGAAGTCCCATTGGCGTTTAATAACGGGGAGCTGAACTATGATATGAACTGGTTCTACGGGCCTGCGGATTATAAGCTTCTGAACGATTATAACAGGAACCTTGATGAAATTGTTCCGCTTGGCTGGGGAATTTTTGGATGGATAAATCAATATCTTTTCATTCCTTTCTTTGCCTTTTTAAGCGGATTTCTTCCAAGTTATGGTCTTGCGATCATTGCGATGACCATTGTGGTGAGGATCTTCCTGTCGCCTGTTACTTATAAATCTTACCTGTCTCAGGCCAAAATGAAGATCTTACGTCCCGAGATCAATGAGATCAATGAGAAGTATAAAGATAACGCCATGAAAAAACAGCAGGAAACCATGAAGCTGTACAGCAAGGCCGGAGCCAGCCCGATGAGTGGTTGTTTACCCGCGCTGGCACAGATCCCGGTTTTCTACGCGTTGTTTCAGTTCTTCCCCAGTGCTTTTCAGCTAAGACATAAGAGCTTCCTGTGGGCCGATGACCTCTCCAGCTATGATGTGGTGGCACATTTGCCATTTAATATTCCTTTCTATGGTGACCACGTGAGCCTTTTCCCTATTTTGGCTTCCATCGCGATTTTTATTTATATGACGATGACCACCGGCCAGAATATGCAGGCGAATCAGCAGCCGGGAATGCCCAATATGAAATTCCTAATGTACCTGTCCCCATTGTTCATGCTGATCTTCTTTAATAACTATGCCAGCGGACTTTCTCTTTACTATTTCACCTCAAACCTGATTACCATTGGTATTATGCTGGTGATCAAACATGTGATCATCGATGAAGATAAGATCCATGCAAAGATCCAGGAGAACAAAAAGAAACCGAAAAAGCAAAACAGGTTTACCCGAAAATTCCAGGAAATGATGGAACAGGCCGAAGAGCAACAGAAAAAAGGAAAAAAATAA
- a CDS encoding DUF4168 domain-containing protein, which yields MKIKNVVSSLLLILAMGIMPGNAQNTQMPQQQKVEVNDAELAKFAEAFQKMRLANQEAQQKMMQIIQEKGMELQRFNEVHQAQQNPDSDVKMTADEKEKYKEIVAEFQALQPSFQKRMEDIISESGLTVDRYQELAMALRSDQELQQRLKDILQK from the coding sequence ATGAAAATTAAAAATGTAGTAAGCAGTTTACTTTTAATATTGGCTATGGGCATAATGCCTGGAAATGCTCAGAACACCCAGATGCCCCAGCAGCAAAAGGTTGAAGTAAACGATGCCGAACTTGCAAAATTCGCAGAGGCTTTTCAGAAAATGAGATTAGCCAATCAGGAAGCTCAACAAAAAATGATGCAGATCATCCAGGAAAAAGGCATGGAACTTCAAAGATTTAATGAAGTTCATCAGGCCCAGCAAAATCCCGATAGCGATGTGAAAATGACGGCTGACGAAAAAGAAAAATATAAAGAGATCGTAGCAGAATTTCAGGCTCTGCAGCCCAGCTTCCAGAAAAGAATGGAAGATATTATTTCTGAAAGCGGCTTAACTGTAGACAGATATCAGGAACTGGCAATGGCATTAAGGTCAGACCAGGAACTACAACAAAGGCTTAAGGATATTTTACAGAAATAA
- a CDS encoding DUF3820 family protein — protein sequence MVLFWLFSELSAKSEKLPQPDQKILIELAHAKMPFGKYKDRYLSDLPEPYYVWFQQKGFPNGKLGDQMRQVYELKLNSLEGLLREIRKRYPK from the coding sequence ATGGTTCTTTTCTGGCTTTTTTCGGAACTTTCCGCAAAATCTGAAAAATTGCCACAGCCCGATCAAAAGATCCTGATAGAACTTGCCCACGCCAAAATGCCTTTCGGAAAATATAAAGACCGTTATTTGTCTGATCTTCCCGAACCTTATTATGTGTGGTTTCAGCAAAAAGGATTTCCAAATGGAAAATTAGGAGACCAGATGCGACAGGTTTATGAGCTTAAACTCAACAGCCTCGAGGGCCTTTTGCGAGAGATAAGGAAACGCTATCCCAAATAA
- a CDS encoding LytR/AlgR family response regulator transcription factor, with product MKALVIDDEELARKRVLNLLEDISQIEVIGECSNGKTAIKDINDLKPDLIFLDISMKDMNGFEVLKNVEISPKPIVIFVTAYDNYALKAFDVEAFDFLLKPFKDQRFFKTIDKVLKTTKAEANSTFEKRMMEFFHEYSRGGTILNSVAKIPVKQGNKTALVDPSEILYIQASGYYAEIFTGSKKYVLRESLNNLDENLDSRFVRVHRSTILNMNFVKEILHSDYSEIDARMADGKLLRISKSHKKDFLEKIGI from the coding sequence ATGAAAGCACTGGTCATTGACGATGAGGAACTCGCCCGAAAAAGAGTATTGAATCTTCTCGAAGATATCAGCCAAATTGAGGTTATAGGAGAATGTTCAAACGGTAAAACAGCCATTAAAGACATCAATGATCTGAAACCTGATCTCATTTTTCTGGATATCAGCATGAAGGACATGAATGGATTTGAGGTGCTTAAAAATGTGGAGATCTCGCCCAAACCAATTGTTATTTTTGTTACTGCTTATGATAATTATGCCCTGAAGGCTTTTGATGTGGAAGCTTTTGACTTCCTGCTGAAGCCTTTTAAAGATCAGAGATTCTTCAAAACCATCGATAAGGTTTTAAAAACTACCAAAGCCGAGGCTAATTCAACTTTTGAAAAACGAATGATGGAATTTTTCCATGAATATTCCAGGGGCGGCACTATTTTGAATTCGGTTGCAAAAATACCCGTAAAACAGGGAAATAAAACGGCACTGGTAGATCCCTCAGAAATTCTTTATATACAGGCATCCGGCTATTACGCTGAAATTTTTACCGGTTCGAAAAAATATGTACTTAGGGAATCACTCAATAATTTGGATGAAAATCTTGATAGTCGCTTTGTCAGGGTTCACCGCTCCACGATCTTAAACATGAATTTTGTAAAGGAAATCCTGCATTCCGATTATTCTGAAATTGATGCCCGAATGGCTGACGGAAAGTTATTGAGGATCAGTAAATCCCATAAAAAAGATTTCCTGGAGAAAATAGGTATCTAA
- a CDS encoding short-chain fatty acid transporter: MKASRFIEKTFRKFIPAPFTLAVILTLFTMIMAFLFTGDQSFSYGIDILKYWQFGMWDPSLLVFAVQMMLILVLGHVLVLSKPVSLLIDKLLGFVNSHITAVITVAVSTMLVAFFNWGLGLIFGAIMVRKIGEKAKRENFRINYPLLGAAGYVGLMVWHAGISGSAPLKVAESGHMASLFSADKNQAIIEKLPEFISTNATIFASWNLILFGILLILIPFVLVLVAKKTSATQIDLPPARKKNSEIIISGAEKLDHSKWFHLIFGAILLIAFFASYYQELVAGLLTPNMLNFFMLSLCILLHRSFADFLAALEEAIPGAAGILIQFPLYFGIMGIMRETGMVGDIANFFLVIATQKSLPIFTFFSAAIVNIFVPSGGGQWSIQGPIVLESAVKLRVPLNKVVMAFAYGDQITNMLQPFWALPLLAITRLKAREILPYTLILMLVGSLVYIAGLLLM, translated from the coding sequence ATGAAAGCTTCCCGGTTTATCGAAAAGACTTTCAGAAAATTTATCCCGGCACCATTTACACTGGCAGTAATCCTTACGCTTTTTACCATGATCATGGCGTTTCTATTTACCGGTGATCAAAGTTTCTCTTACGGTATAGATATTCTTAAATACTGGCAATTTGGAATGTGGGATCCTTCCCTGCTGGTTTTTGCCGTTCAGATGATGCTGATCCTGGTACTCGGGCATGTACTGGTGCTAAGCAAACCGGTTTCTCTTTTGATCGATAAGCTCCTGGGTTTTGTGAATAGCCATATAACCGCGGTAATTACTGTGGCCGTCTCCACCATGCTCGTAGCATTTTTTAATTGGGGCCTCGGACTCATTTTCGGAGCAATTATGGTCCGTAAGATTGGTGAAAAGGCAAAACGGGAAAACTTCAGAATAAATTATCCTCTTCTTGGCGCCGCGGGTTATGTGGGACTCATGGTCTGGCATGCCGGGATAAGCGGAAGTGCTCCACTGAAAGTGGCAGAAAGCGGACATATGGCAAGCCTGTTCAGTGCCGATAAGAATCAGGCGATCATCGAAAAGCTACCGGAATTCATTTCAACCAATGCCACTATTTTTGCAAGCTGGAATTTGATTTTATTTGGCATCCTTTTAATTCTCATTCCTTTTGTACTGGTTTTGGTGGCGAAAAAAACTTCCGCAACCCAAATTGATCTTCCTCCCGCAAGAAAGAAAAATTCTGAAATTATTATATCAGGCGCTGAAAAACTGGATCATTCAAAATGGTTTCATTTAATTTTTGGGGCAATTTTACTGATCGCCTTTTTTGCAAGTTACTATCAGGAATTGGTTGCGGGATTGCTAACACCAAACATGCTAAACTTCTTTATGCTTTCCCTTTGCATATTACTACACCGGTCTTTTGCCGATTTCCTTGCAGCACTGGAAGAAGCCATACCGGGAGCCGCAGGAATTCTTATTCAGTTTCCGCTTTATTTTGGAATTATGGGAATTATGAGGGAAACGGGCATGGTGGGAGATATTGCCAATTTTTTCCTGGTGATAGCCACACAAAAAAGCCTGCCAATTTTTACATTTTTTAGTGCCGCCATAGTAAATATCTTTGTTCCCAGCGGTGGCGGACAATGGTCCATTCAGGGTCCAATCGTTTTGGAAAGTGCAGTAAAACTTAGGGTTCCATTAAATAAAGTAGTAATGGCTTTTGCCTATGGCGACCAGATCACCAATATGCTTCAGCCTTTCTGGGCATTGCCCCTTCTTGCTATTACCCGTTTAAAAGCAAGAGAGATCCTTCCCTACACTTTAATATTAATGTTGGTGGGAAGCCTGGTTTATATTGCAGGTTTACTATTGATGTGA
- a CDS encoding CTP synthase — MAETKYIFVTGGVSSSLGKGIIAASLAKLLQSRGFKTTIQKLDPYINVDPGTLNPYEHGECYVTEDGAETDLDLGHYERFLNVNTSQANNVTTGRIYQSVIEKERRGEFLGKTVQVVPHITNEIKERIQILGQNGDYDIVITEIGGTVGDIESLPYIEAVRQLKWELGDDNALVIHLTLVPYLSAAGELKTKPTQHSVKTLMESGIKADILVCRTEHELSDDIRRKLAIFCNVRQEAVIQSIDATTIYDVPNMMLKEGLDIVTLKKLALPDDSTPNLERWNQFLQRHKNPKAEVHIGLIGKYVELQDSYKSILESFIHAGAENEVFVNVEYIHSEFINENTIHHKISHLDGILVAPGFGERGIEGKIDAVQYARENNLPFLGICLGMQMAVIEFARNVLQLKGANSTEMNPKTKHPVIDLMEAQKKITHKGGTMRLGAWDCELKEGSIIRDVYKTKKIKERHRHRYEYNNKYKEQLEKAGMASTGINPETGLVEVIELVDHPWFVGVQYHPEYKSTVANPHPLFTAFVKAAHEFSVKNKKAGMAQKQ; from the coding sequence ATGGCCGAAACCAAATATATATTTGTAACCGGAGGTGTGTCTTCATCACTGGGGAAAGGTATCATCGCGGCATCGCTTGCGAAGTTGCTTCAGTCTCGTGGCTTTAAAACCACTATTCAGAAGCTGGATCCATACATTAATGTAGATCCCGGAACATTAAATCCGTATGAGCATGGAGAATGTTACGTGACTGAAGACGGCGCCGAAACCGACCTGGATTTGGGCCATTATGAGCGTTTTCTCAACGTCAACACCTCGCAGGCCAATAATGTCACGACCGGCAGGATCTACCAGAGTGTAATTGAAAAAGAAAGGCGCGGAGAATTTTTGGGAAAAACCGTACAGGTGGTTCCTCATATTACCAATGAGATCAAGGAACGAATTCAGATACTTGGTCAAAATGGCGATTACGACATCGTCATCACCGAAATTGGCGGAACGGTGGGAGATATTGAATCCCTTCCGTATATAGAAGCGGTAAGACAGCTAAAATGGGAACTTGGCGATGATAATGCACTTGTAATTCACCTTACTTTGGTGCCCTATCTTTCAGCAGCTGGCGAATTAAAGACAAAACCTACCCAACACAGTGTGAAAACGCTGATGGAAAGCGGTATCAAGGCCGACATACTGGTTTGCCGTACAGAGCATGAACTCTCTGATGATATTCGCCGTAAACTCGCGATCTTTTGTAATGTTAGGCAGGAAGCGGTGATCCAAAGTATTGATGCTACTACCATCTACGATGTACCAAATATGATGCTGAAAGAAGGCCTTGACATCGTAACCCTGAAAAAACTGGCACTTCCAGACGACAGTACACCGAATCTGGAAAGATGGAACCAGTTTCTCCAACGCCATAAAAATCCGAAAGCCGAAGTTCATATCGGTCTTATTGGAAAATACGTGGAACTTCAGGATAGTTATAAATCAATTCTGGAATCTTTTATTCATGCCGGTGCCGAAAATGAAGTCTTTGTGAATGTAGAATATATTCATTCAGAATTCATTAATGAAAACACCATTCATCATAAAATAAGCCATCTCGACGGAATTCTGGTAGCACCGGGATTTGGAGAAAGGGGAATTGAAGGAAAGATCGATGCCGTTCAATATGCCAGGGAAAATAATTTGCCTTTCCTTGGAATTTGCCTTGGAATGCAAATGGCGGTAATAGAATTTGCACGAAATGTGCTTCAGTTAAAAGGTGCCAATTCTACTGAAATGAACCCAAAGACAAAGCATCCCGTGATAGATTTAATGGAAGCGCAGAAAAAAATCACTCACAAAGGCGGAACTATGAGGCTTGGGGCCTGGGACTGCGAACTGAAGGAAGGAAGCATCATTCGCGATGTCTATAAAACAAAAAAAATTAAAGAACGTCACCGCCACCGCTACGAATACAATAATAAGTATAAAGAACAGCTTGAAAAAGCGGGAATGGCGAGTACTGGAATCAATCCCGAAACGGGACTGGTAGAAGTGATCGAGCTTGTTGACCATCCATGGTTTGTGGGCGTACAGTACCATCCCGAGTATAAAAGTACCGTAGCCAACCCGCATCCGCTTTTTACAGCATTTGTGAAGGCTGCACATGAATTTTCTGTCAAAAATAAAAAAGCCGGAATGGCTCAAAAACAGTAA
- a CDS encoding GH3 family domain-containing protein translates to MAIIGSIIKSLIDLRENLVSETDPEKEQEQVLKNLLKTARDTAFGKHYKFSEILKEKDIKKSFSEKLPFFDYHKMNEEWWHRYHEGEENVSWPGKPPYFALSSGTTGKSSKRIPVTGDMLESIRKAGIKQVSALSNFDLPSDFFEKEIMMLGSSTDLQKEGDHKEGEISGISASNIPFWFRGYYKPGEEISKIDEWDDRVQKIAENAKNWDIGALSGIPSWMELMLKKVIDYHKAENIHEIWPNLQVYASGGVAFEPYEKSFEEIWGRPVQVIDTYLASEGFLAIQNRPGTHSMKLIIDNGVYFEFVPFKPEFIRQDGSLTEDAPAIPLAEVEEEKDYVLLISTVSGAWRYIIGDTIKFTDKEKLEIRITGRTKFFLNVVGSQLSVNKMNDAVKELEEEFNIKIPEFVVAAKRGEDGEYYHFWYLGTKDGVNEEKLARSLDRNLKEANKNYKVARSKALKGVKVFTIEPDLFHEWNAANKKKGGQVKMEKVMKEEKFANWQQFVKKHS, encoded by the coding sequence ATGGCGATCATAGGTTCCATCATAAAAAGTCTGATCGATCTTCGAGAAAATTTAGTTTCTGAAACAGATCCTGAAAAAGAGCAGGAGCAGGTGCTAAAAAATCTGTTGAAAACGGCCCGGGACACGGCCTTTGGTAAACATTATAAATTCAGTGAAATCCTTAAAGAAAAGGATATTAAAAAAAGTTTTTCTGAAAAACTTCCTTTTTTCGATTATCATAAAATGAATGAAGAATGGTGGCACCGCTACCATGAAGGGGAAGAAAATGTTTCCTGGCCCGGAAAACCGCCTTATTTTGCGCTGAGTTCTGGAACGACGGGCAAGTCAAGTAAAAGAATTCCAGTTACTGGAGATATGCTGGAATCCATCCGAAAGGCTGGCATTAAGCAGGTGAGTGCCCTGAGTAATTTTGACCTGCCTTCCGATTTTTTTGAAAAAGAGATCATGATGCTGGGAAGTTCAACCGATCTGCAAAAAGAAGGCGATCATAAGGAAGGTGAGATTAGCGGGATTAGCGCGAGCAATATTCCTTTTTGGTTTCGCGGGTATTACAAACCTGGTGAAGAAATTTCGAAGATCGATGAATGGGATGACCGGGTACAGAAAATTGCTGAAAATGCCAAAAACTGGGATATTGGAGCTTTAAGTGGAATTCCTTCCTGGATGGAACTAATGCTTAAAAAGGTTATAGATTATCATAAGGCGGAGAATATTCATGAAATTTGGCCCAATTTACAGGTTTATGCCTCGGGAGGAGTCGCGTTTGAGCCCTATGAAAAAAGTTTTGAGGAAATCTGGGGAAGACCGGTGCAGGTCATCGATACCTATCTTGCTTCGGAAGGTTTTCTGGCGATTCAAAACCGCCCCGGCACGCATTCCATGAAACTGATCATAGATAATGGAGTTTATTTTGAGTTTGTTCCGTTTAAACCTGAATTCATCAGGCAGGACGGTTCTTTAACCGAAGATGCGCCGGCGATTCCGCTTGCAGAGGTTGAAGAAGAAAAAGATTATGTCCTGCTCATTTCCACCGTTAGCGGCGCGTGGAGATATATCATAGGTGATACCATCAAATTTACCGATAAAGAAAAACTTGAAATACGAATTACCGGCCGAACAAAATTCTTTTTGAATGTGGTTGGTTCCCAGCTTTCAGTTAATAAAATGAACGATGCTGTAAAAGAACTTGAAGAAGAATTCAATATTAAAATTCCTGAATTTGTGGTAGCGGCGAAAAGGGGAGAAGATGGTGAATATTACCATTTCTGGTACCTGGGAACAAAAGATGGAGTGAACGAGGAAAAACTGGCCCGGTCGTTGGATAGAAATCTGAAGGAAGCCAATAAAAATTATAAGGTTGCCCGTTCCAAAGCTTTAAAAGGAGTTAAAGTATTTACTATTGAACCCGATCTTTTTCATGAGTGGAATGCCGCAAATAAAAAGAAAGGCGGACAGGTAAAAATGGAAAAGGTGATGAAGGAAGAAAAATTTGCCAATTGGCAGCAATTCGTAAAAAAACACTCTTAA